The sequence below is a genomic window from Fibrobacterota bacterium.
CGGCATGCGCAAGGGTCCCACGATCTACGCGGTTACCGGCTCGGAGATCCAGAACTTCACCATTACTAATGGTATAGACGGGATCCTCTGCGAGAACTCCTCCCCGTACATCCACCACAACTGGATCCTCGACAATCAGGGCGCCGGCATCGGCGCCTTCATCTCCTTGCCGCAGATCTACAACAACGTGATCTACGGGAACCGCTGGTCGGGCATCCTTGCCTGGGGCGCCAAGTCGCTGGATACGCGCATCGAGAACAACGTGGTGATGCGCAACGGCTATTCGGGCTTCACCTTGAAGGGTCCTTGCCGCATCGTGGTGCGCAACAACATCGTCCAGGAAAACCGCGAATACGGGATCTATTCGGATCCGGCCTCGGGCCAGTCCCAGATCGTCTACAACAACATTTACAAGAACGTCATCCCGTTCAATCGCTATACCAAGATCAATAAGACCAACATCTCCCATGACCCGCTTTACCTGAATCCCAGCCTGGGCACCGACGCGAACTATTTCGTGGCGGCCAAGTCCCCCATGGTCCGTCGCGGTTATGGGCAAGTGGATATCGGCCTCTTGGCCAAAGACCAAGTGGTCAATGTGGATGGTGATCGGGATAACGACGGGATCCCGGATTCCAGGGACGTGTGCCCGGATCTGGCCGAGGACATGGACGGATTCCAGGATGAGGACGGCTGTCCGGACTACGACAACGATAACGATGGAATCCCGGACGCCAAGGACAAATGCCCCAACGAGCCCGAAGACAAGGACGGCTTCGAGGATGCGGACGGATGCCCGGATCCGGATAACGATAAGGACGGCGTGCCGGACGTGCGCGACAATTGCCCTGACGTCGCCGGAGACGCGGCCCACAACGGCTGCCCCTACAAGGCCCCG
It includes:
- a CDS encoding OmpA family protein, with protein sequence MQRNLYAALVCGSFLGLGSLDAKTIRVPGDFPNINGGLTSADYGDTVLVSPGHYYENVTLVQGVVLKGTSQLECIIDGMRKGPTIYAVTGSEIQNFTITNGIDGILCENSSPYIHHNWILDNQGAGIGAFISLPQIYNNVIYGNRWSGILAWGAKSLDTRIENNVVMRNGYSGFTLKGPCRIVVRNNIVQENREYGIYSDPASGQSQIVYNNIYKNVIPFNRYTKINKTNISHDPLYLNPSLGTDANYFVAAKSPMVRRGYGQVDIGLLAKDQVVNVDGDRDNDGIPDSRDVCPDLAEDMDGFQDEDGCPDYDNDNDGIPDAKDKCPNEPEDKDGFEDADGCPDPDNDKDGVPDVRDNCPDVAGDAAHNGCPYKAPAKLEDNFILEGVNFRTGSAELTEDSYSHLDEVYEQLAKYPDRRYEIAGHTDNTASDKINIKLSLDRANTVREYLVNRGVESSRLVAKGYGSSRPKADNKTAAGRSTNRRIEFYRIKK